The sequence CGCTTGATATCAAAAGGCAGTTCGAACGCGTCGCCAGAGAAGGCAAACGGAGCGTTGAGGCTGGTCTTGCCATTATCCTCGCCGCCTGTTTCTTGATCGCAGCTCTTGCAGACGGTATGTGGTAGAGCTTCATACACCACATTGGCGTCGTAATCTATAATTCGTTCTATCAGGAATGGCACTACGCGGTACCCGCCGTTTGCGAACACGGCGTAGCCATTGGCAATGTCCAAGGGGGCCAGGCCGGGGCTACCCAGCGCCAGTGATAAATCACGCGGTAACTCTGCTTCATTAAAACCGTAGCGGTGCATGCCTCTGATGGCGGTAGACACTCCGATCTCGCGCAGTATGCGCACAGAGACTAGGTTGCGCGAGCGGTAAAGTGCGCGCCGCAAGCGGGTCGGCCCATCAAAACGGCCGCCATCGTTTTTGGGGCGCCAGGTACTCTCCAGCGCATCGTCTTCGATAACAAAGGGAGCGTCGTTAATAATGGATGCCGCTGTCATGCCACTTTCGAGCGCAGCGGTGTAAATAAAGGGTTTGAAATTGGAGCCCGGCTGGCGCTTGGCCTGGGTGACGCGATTAAAGTGGCTTTGATTGAAATCGAAGCCTCCCACGAGTGAGAGCACTGCGCCATTGTGTGGGGACAGTGCTACCAGAGCCGATTGCGCGGCCGGTATCTGTGATAACTGCCAGCGGCCATCCAGTTCGCGCAGGCGTACGAGAGCGCCGGGCTCGAAAATTTCCTGTGCAGTGTCGGGCCGCGGTCCCACACTGCTTTCATTTATATAGGGGGCTGCTGTTTTAAGACCTTGCTCCCAGCCGAGCTCGAGCTGGGTTCCGTCCTCGAGGAGTACCCTTGCGGTCTGTTCGCCAACGGCAATCACAACGGCGGGAATAAGGCCGCCATATACGGGGATGGTCGAAAGCTTCTCTTGCCAGGGGGTAAAATCTATCTCGTCAGTAGTGGTTTGTGAGTGTTCGCTATCGCCAGATGCTTCTTCCTCGTTCGCTTCTGGGGCGGGCGTATTCATTCCTGGCAGTAGTGGCCACTGTTGCTCAGCGCCGCGATAGCCGTGCCGTTCATCATAGAGAATGAGCCCGTCGATCACCGATTGTTGGGCTTTATTTTGCAGTCGACTGTCGATTGAGGTGTATACTTTGTAGCCTTCGGTATAGGCCTCGAGGCCAAATAACTCAATCGCTTTTGTACGCGCCATTTCGGCGACATAGGGGGCGTTTACATCGACGTTACTGCTGTGGTACTCCGCGGTTACCGGCTCGGCTACCGCAAGGTTGTAGGCTGTATCATCGATCTTATCCAGCTCTAGCATGCGACCCAATATCCAGTTGCGCCTTTCCAGGGCGCGCGGGGGGTTGGCGATGGGGTTCATCGAGGACGGGCCTTTGGGCAGGCCTGCGAGCATCGCAATTTGAGCTAAACTTAAGTCGTGCAGTTCCTTGCCGTAATAAACCTGACTTGCCGCTTTAATACCGTACGCACGATTGCCCAGAAA comes from Teredinibacter turnerae and encodes:
- a CDS encoding penicillin-binding protein 1A; the protein is MSHKNPYLIAAAWLMLAGTGAALSLLAGMYLYLSPQLPSVDSLRDVKLQTPLRVYSRDKKLIAEFGEKRRNPVTYDEIPQAYIDALLSAEDDTFFEHGGVSLKGLMRAATQLITTGRRASGGSTITMQVARNYYLSRRKTFARKFNEILLALRIEQELSKEEILELYVNVIFLGNRAYGIKAASQVYYGKELHDLSLAQIAMLAGLPKGPSSMNPIANPPRALERRNWILGRMLELDKIDDTAYNLAVAEPVTAEYHSSNVDVNAPYVAEMARTKAIELFGLEAYTEGYKVYTSIDSRLQNKAQQSVIDGLILYDERHGYRGAEQQWPLLPGMNTPAPEANEEEASGDSEHSQTTTDEIDFTPWQEKLSTIPVYGGLIPAVVIAVGEQTARVLLEDGTQLELGWEQGLKTAAPYINESSVGPRPDTAQEIFEPGALVRLRELDGRWQLSQIPAAQSALVALSPHNGAVLSLVGGFDFNQSHFNRVTQAKRQPGSNFKPFIYTAALESGMTAASIINDAPFVIEDDALESTWRPKNDGGRFDGPTRLRRALYRSRNLVSVRILREIGVSTAIRGMHRYGFNEAELPRDLSLALGSPGLAPLDIANGYAVFANGGYRVVPFLIERIIDYDANVVYEALPHTVCKSCDQETGGEDNGKTSLNAPFAFSGDAFELPFDIKRLLGLLEPQDFPRAVKVLDDRVAYIMDSILQDVIRKGTGVRAKALGRGDLAGKTGTTNGPNDAWFTGYNGEIVTTTWVGFDQFEPLGNREYGGSAALPIWIDFMRTALENTPETPRPQPAGIVTVRIDPETGQRARAGDPDAIFEIFRKEFAPAEIDEEQPNGKSPYDTSATITEELF